The following coding sequences lie in one Streptococcus suis genomic window:
- a CDS encoding type II toxin-antitoxin system RelE/ParE family toxin, with product MVYEVHLSAKAEQDLEEIYQYYVREFSESSARKVLASLSTAILTLEIFPEGYIDLDARLGQALFPEGKTRMIPGKQHLIFYLIRGSRVDILRIRGARTDYLNNLDNLFKQTLK from the coding sequence ATGGTCTATGAAGTACATTTATCTGCTAAAGCCGAACAAGATTTAGAGGAAATCTACCAGTATTATGTCCGTGAATTTTCAGAATCAAGTGCTCGAAAGGTGCTTGCATCTCTGAGCACAGCTATCTTGACCTTAGAAATATTTCCAGAGGGATATATTGACCTTGACGCTCGTCTGGGACAAGCATTATTCCCGGAAGGAAAAACAAGGATGATTCCTGGAAAACAGCACCTCATCTTCTATTTGATTCGTGGCTCTCGTGTAGATATCCTTCGCATTAGAGGAGCAAGGACAGACTACCTAAACAACCTAGACAATCTATTCAAGCAAACCCTCAAATAA
- a CDS encoding CPBP family intramembrane metalloprotease: MKCVKNILKFIGLILVIVAINITPMRLIAIQDSMSGAMQWVSGIGYLVIATAIVVWTWKRYKKGLPDQQKRFTFTWKDFGFALLFFLAGRVVGIGGTLLTQLVTGNATTANDAALLATNEQLAKMFPLYFVAFHIAIGVFAPFMEELVFRGLFSRYFFKEHQKWLKLIISSAVFALLHAIHPVELPLYFLLGAVFYLAYARRGNIVDAILVHILNNSLMVIFSIIGYLLVLFG; encoded by the coding sequence ATGAAATGTGTTAAAAATATTTTAAAATTTATTGGTTTGATTCTTGTCATCGTTGCGATTAACATAACTCCGATGCGATTGATTGCCATACAGGATTCGATGTCAGGTGCCATGCAGTGGGTTTCTGGCATTGGCTATCTAGTCATTGCGACAGCTATTGTGGTGTGGACTTGGAAACGGTATAAGAAAGGTCTACCTGACCAGCAAAAACGGTTCACATTTACTTGGAAAGATTTTGGGTTTGCTCTGCTATTTTTCTTAGCCGGACGAGTTGTCGGTATTGGCGGAACGTTATTGACCCAGTTGGTAACTGGCAATGCCACCACAGCCAACGATGCAGCACTTTTGGCTACAAATGAGCAATTGGCGAAGATGTTTCCGCTATACTTTGTTGCCTTTCATATTGCAATAGGTGTCTTTGCTCCTTTTATGGAAGAGCTTGTTTTCAGAGGTTTGTTTAGCAGATATTTCTTCAAAGAACATCAAAAATGGCTAAAATTGATAATCAGTTCAGCTGTCTTTGCTCTTCTTCATGCGATTCATCCAGTTGAGTTGCCACTTTATTTCTTGCTTGGGGCAGTCTTCTATTTGGCTTATGCTCGCCGTGGCAATATTGTGGATGCGATTCTTGTTCATATCTTGAACAATAGCTTGATGGTTATCTTCTCAATTATTGGTTACTTATTGGTACTGTTTGGTTAG
- a CDS encoding bacteriocin — protein MNTLKTYFKGNKKTIYMVLIIVGLLTIYPPIFQTIYQAGRDFGRSFVNAVLP, from the coding sequence ATGAATACTTTAAAAACATACTTCAAAGGAAATAAAAAAACAATCTACATGGTGTTGATTATTGTTGGCTTATTGACCATTTATCCGCCTATTTTTCAAACCATTTACCAAGCAGGTAGAGATTTTGGGCGTAGTTTTGTGAATGCAGTTTTACCGTAA
- a CDS encoding histidine kinase: protein MNIFISPFYDTVFFIDMLIRLMILQQISGLFLSKKKKCFIASCLTVCQIILYDIYLLLEPFSFLIVIPFFKTNWNRTQKIFYGLLPFVIGDMFQRIISLYLRFIFDVDIVYANASAMFEILLPILLIPFYYGFFKGLRIESKYLQVDTLDKKFRGIFFGLNILFITYFLLIRGNLFLEVLMDKGIVDIKIDTYFIRTNILLLYFILFTVSMLYLNYQKKEKQEKEIQELKDKQLTDLDRYSRHVESLYKEIRSFRHDYTNILISLNEAIKEEDIVAIRTIYSEVIADSDRKFYDGKYDIARLSNIQNPAVKSLLSSKMLEAQKKGIAISVEVDAEIEPPDLELIEFITILSILLDNAIDAAEQCANGNIVFAYFQEDDRKIVVVENTTVEDKVSTSHIFEYGHSTKGDNRGIGLANVKTILDNYPKFSISTNSSNHRFVQELVFLE from the coding sequence ATGAATATTTTTATATCTCCATTTTATGACACTGTATTCTTTATTGACATGCTGATTCGTTTGATGATTCTTCAACAAATTAGCGGTTTATTTTTAAGTAAGAAGAAAAAATGTTTTATAGCTTCTTGCTTAACAGTCTGTCAAATAATTCTTTATGATATTTACTTATTATTAGAACCATTTTCTTTTCTGATTGTTATACCATTTTTTAAAACAAATTGGAATAGAACTCAAAAAATATTTTATGGATTATTACCATTTGTGATAGGGGATATGTTTCAACGTATCATCAGCCTTTATTTACGTTTTATTTTTGATGTAGATATTGTATATGCAAATGCTAGTGCTATGTTCGAAATCTTATTGCCTATTTTATTAATTCCTTTTTATTATGGATTTTTCAAGGGATTACGAATAGAATCAAAATATCTTCAAGTTGATACTTTGGACAAAAAATTTAGAGGTATATTTTTTGGATTAAATATTCTATTTATTACTTATTTTCTTTTAATAAGAGGTAATTTATTTTTGGAAGTATTGATGGATAAAGGAATAGTGGATATTAAGATAGATACATATTTTATTAGAACTAATATACTACTATTATACTTTATTCTATTTACAGTTAGTATGTTGTATTTAAACTATCAGAAGAAAGAAAAGCAAGAAAAAGAAATCCAGGAGTTGAAGGACAAACAATTAACTGACTTAGATCGTTATAGCCGTCATGTTGAATCACTTTATAAAGAAATTCGAAGTTTCCGACATGACTACACTAATATTCTTATTAGTCTGAATGAAGCAATTAAGGAAGAGGATATTGTTGCGATTCGAACGATTTATAGTGAGGTTATTGCAGATTCTGATAGAAAATTCTATGATGGAAAGTATGATATAGCTAGATTGTCCAATATACAAAATCCTGCAGTGAAGAGTTTACTATCATCTAAGATGTTGGAGGCACAAAAAAAAGGTATTGCAATTTCTGTGGAAGTAGATGCTGAAATTGAACCACCTGATTTAGAGTTGATAGAATTCATAACGATTCTATCTATCTTATTAGATAATGCGATTGATGCTGCAGAGCAGTGTGCAAATGGAAATATTGTATTTGCCTACTTCCAGGAAGATGACCGAAAAATTGTGGTTGTAGAAAATACTACGGTTGAAGATAAAGTATCTACAAGTCATATTTTTGAATATGGTCATTCTACAAAAGGAGATAATCGAGGAATTGGCTTGGCCAATGTAAAAACTATCTTAGATAACTATCCTAAATTTTCTATATCAACGAACAGTAGCAATCATCGATTTGTTCAGGAGTTGGTGTTTTTGGAATAA
- a CDS encoding DNA-binding response regulator, translating into MLNIFVLEDDFFQQSRLENAIRQCVEETSVRYKFLEVFGKPNQLLESIEEAGNHQFFFLDIEIKGEEKKGMEIAKEIRARDPYAVIVFVTTHSEFMPVTYRYRVSALDFIDKGLEDSDFQKAVSDVLVHAFENIDHTIAENSFVYKTETAHIQVPFSDILYFETSSTIHKVILKTKTGQTEFYGKVSDLAKADERLYQAHRSCVVNPLNITKLDRANHIAYFENGDSCFVSRLKQKKLADLLEID; encoded by the coding sequence ATGCTTAATATTTTTGTATTAGAAGATGATTTTTTTCAGCAGAGTAGGCTAGAAAATGCTATTAGGCAGTGTGTTGAAGAAACGTCAGTAAGATATAAATTCCTAGAAGTTTTTGGTAAACCAAATCAATTATTGGAATCAATTGAGGAAGCAGGCAATCACCAATTTTTCTTTTTAGATATTGAAATTAAAGGCGAAGAAAAGAAAGGAATGGAAATCGCTAAAGAAATCCGTGCTCGAGATCCTTATGCTGTTATTGTCTTTGTAACAACTCACTCAGAATTTATGCCGGTAACGTATCGTTATCGGGTTTCTGCTTTAGATTTTATAGATAAAGGCCTGGAGGATAGTGACTTTCAAAAGGCAGTATCAGATGTGTTAGTGCATGCTTTTGAAAATATTGATCATACTATAGCTGAAAATTCTTTTGTATATAAAACTGAAACTGCTCATATTCAAGTTCCTTTTAGTGACATCCTTTATTTTGAAACATCATCAACAATACATAAAGTCATTTTAAAAACGAAAACAGGTCAGACTGAATTTTACGGGAAAGTATCGGATTTAGCGAAAGCTGACGAACGACTTTACCAAGCACATCGTTCTTGTGTAGTGAATCCTTTAAATATAACGAAGTTGGACAGAGCAAACCATATTGCCTATTTTGAGAACGGAGATTCTTGTTTTGTTTCTCGTTTGAAGCAGAAGAAACTTGCAGATTTGTTGGAGATTGATTGA
- a CDS encoding D-aminoacyl-tRNA deacylase produces the protein MKIVLQRVSQASVTIEGSIHGQIDQGLLLLVGVGPDDSQEDLDYAVRKIVNMRIFSDEAGKMNKSVQDVAGKILSISQFTLFADTKKGNRPAFTGAAAPALASQLYDAFNQALSAFVPVEVGVFGADMAVSLVNDGPVTIVLDTKNR, from the coding sequence ATGAAAATTGTATTACAACGTGTATCACAGGCCAGTGTGACCATCGAAGGAAGTATCCATGGGCAAATTGATCAGGGACTTTTGCTCCTAGTCGGTGTGGGGCCAGATGACAGCCAGGAAGACCTGGACTATGCTGTTCGGAAAATTGTCAATATGCGGATTTTTTCAGATGAGGCAGGCAAGATGAACAAATCTGTTCAAGATGTGGCGGGCAAGATTTTATCCATTTCCCAATTTACCCTTTTTGCGGACACCAAAAAAGGTAATCGCCCTGCTTTTACAGGAGCGGCAGCTCCTGCCCTAGCCAGCCAACTCTATGATGCTTTTAACCAGGCCTTGTCAGCCTTTGTGCCGGTTGAAGTGGGCGTTTTTGGTGCGGATATGGCGGTTAGCCTGGTCAATGATGGTCCGGTAACCATTGTGTTAGATACCAAAAATCGCTAG
- a CDS encoding bifunctional (p)ppGpp synthetase/guanosine-3',5'-bis(diphosphate) 3'-pyrophosphohydrolase, with product MKEINYTGEEVVALTATYLPEEDVIFVKKALDFATEAHKSQFRKSGEPYIVHPIQVAGILAGLKLDAVTVACGFLHDVVEDTDVTLDDMEAEFGPEVRHIVGGVTKLGKVEYKSHEEQLAENHRNMLIAMSQDMRVILVKLADRLHNMRTLKHLRKDKQERISRETMEIYAPLAHRLGISSIKWELEDMSFRYLNEVEFYKITHMMREKRREREELVNEVVDKLREYTEERHLTGQIYGRPKHIYSIYRKMHDKKKRFDELYDLTAIRCLMDTPSDVYAMLGYIHELWKPMPGRFKDYIASPKANGYQSIHTTVYGPKGPIEFQIRTVEMHQVAEYGVAAHWAYKRGGKATASEKELRWINNLIELQEGAGDAQTFVNSVKDDIFTERIYVFTPDGAVRELPKDSVPIDFAYEIHTKVGERATGAKVNGRMVPLTTKLKTGDQVEIITSANSFGPSRDWVNLVKTHKARNKIKQFFKNQDKELSVSKGREMLQNLLQENGYVPNQYLDRRHMDEVLQKTSYKTDEALYAAVGFGEISAVSVFNRLTEKERREAERAKAKAVADELVNGGEVKHDNKDSLKIRHEGGVVIEGASGLLIRIAKCCNPVPGDEIVGYITKGRGVAVHRVDCMNLKSQENYDVRLIDVGWEDENSTKEYMANIDIYGLNRSGLLNDVLKVLTNASKNISSVNAQPTKDMKFATIHVSFGISNLATLTSLVDKIKSVPEVYSVKRTNG from the coding sequence ATGAAAGAAATTAACTACACTGGGGAGGAAGTGGTTGCTTTGACAGCCACCTATTTACCGGAAGAAGATGTTATATTTGTCAAGAAAGCTTTGGATTTTGCGACAGAGGCACACAAGTCTCAATTTCGTAAATCGGGCGAGCCCTATATTGTACACCCGATCCAGGTAGCAGGTATTTTAGCAGGACTCAAGCTGGATGCTGTGACGGTTGCCTGTGGTTTCTTACATGATGTGGTTGAAGATACGGATGTAACCTTGGATGATATGGAGGCTGAATTTGGACCAGAGGTTCGCCATATTGTCGGCGGTGTGACCAAACTGGGTAAGGTTGAGTATAAGTCACATGAGGAGCAGTTGGCTGAAAACCACCGCAACATGCTGATTGCCATGTCCCAAGATATGCGGGTCATTCTGGTTAAACTGGCAGACCGTCTTCACAACATGCGGACCCTTAAGCACTTGCGCAAGGACAAGCAGGAACGTATTTCACGTGAAACAATGGAAATCTATGCACCGCTTGCCCACCGCCTGGGTATTTCTTCGATCAAGTGGGAATTGGAAGACATGTCTTTCCGTTACCTCAATGAAGTTGAGTTCTACAAGATTACCCACATGATGAGGGAGAAACGACGCGAACGGGAAGAGTTGGTCAATGAAGTCGTCGACAAGTTGAGAGAATATACAGAGGAACGTCATCTGACTGGTCAAATCTACGGTCGTCCCAAGCATATCTACTCCATCTATCGAAAGATGCATGACAAGAAAAAGCGTTTTGACGAACTATATGATCTGACAGCTATTCGCTGCTTGATGGATACACCAAGTGATGTCTATGCCATGCTTGGCTACATCCATGAATTATGGAAGCCGATGCCGGGTCGTTTCAAGGACTACATTGCCAGTCCCAAAGCCAATGGCTACCAGTCCATCCATACGACAGTCTATGGACCAAAAGGTCCAATCGAGTTCCAAATTCGGACGGTGGAAATGCATCAGGTAGCAGAGTACGGGGTGGCGGCTCACTGGGCCTACAAGCGTGGTGGCAAGGCAACTGCTTCTGAAAAAGAGCTGCGTTGGATCAACAACCTGATTGAACTCCAAGAAGGGGCTGGGGATGCGCAAACCTTTGTAAATTCTGTCAAGGACGATATTTTTACAGAACGTATTTACGTTTTCACGCCAGATGGTGCGGTGCGTGAGTTGCCTAAGGACTCCGTGCCCATTGACTTCGCCTATGAGATTCATACCAAGGTCGGTGAGCGAGCAACAGGTGCCAAGGTAAACGGCCGTATGGTGCCTCTGACGACCAAGCTCAAGACGGGCGACCAGGTGGAAATCATCACTTCTGCCAACTCATTCGGTCCAAGTCGTGACTGGGTCAATCTTGTAAAGACTCACAAGGCCCGCAATAAAATCAAGCAGTTCTTCAAGAATCAGGACAAGGAATTGTCTGTTTCAAAAGGGCGTGAGATGCTTCAGAATCTGCTCCAAGAAAACGGCTACGTTCCCAACCAATACCTGGACCGCCGCCACATGGACGAAGTCCTGCAAAAGACCAGCTATAAAACCGATGAGGCTCTCTATGCAGCGGTTGGTTTTGGGGAAATCTCTGCCGTGTCCGTCTTTAATCGCCTGACAGAGAAAGAACGCCGTGAGGCAGAGCGGGCTAAGGCCAAAGCTGTCGCGGATGAATTGGTCAACGGTGGCGAAGTCAAACACGACAACAAAGATAGTTTGAAAATCCGTCATGAAGGTGGCGTGGTCATTGAAGGGGCGTCAGGCTTGCTGATACGGATTGCCAAATGTTGTAATCCAGTACCTGGCGATGAGATTGTCGGCTACATTACCAAGGGTCGTGGGGTTGCGGTTCACCGTGTGGACTGTATGAACCTCAAGAGCCAGGAAAACTATGATGTCCGCCTGATTGATGTCGGTTGGGAGGATGAAAATTCGACCAAGGAATACATGGCAAACATTGACATCTACGGGCTCAACCGCTCAGGACTGCTCAACGATGTCCTTAAGGTCTTGACCAATGCCAGCAAGAACATTTCCTCGGTCAATGCCCAGCCAACCAAGGATATGAAGTTTGCGACTATCCATGTTTCCTTTGGCATTTCCAACCTGGCAACCTTGACCAGTCTGGTGGACAAGATTAAGTCGGTGCCAGAAGTTTACTCAGTGAAAAGGACCAACGGATAA
- a CDS encoding bifunctional 2',3'-cyclic-nucleotide 2'-phosphodiesterase/3'-nucleotidase, whose amino-acid sequence MNFRFSKCAVALTLALLAASNPKLAQAEEILNTTPASSTEASQAVPVESDTTEEADNTESPVPATTEAENPSSSETAETSDPTSETTDTTASEARTVTPAATETSQPVEGQTIDVRILATTDLHTNLVNYDYYQDKPVETLGLAKTAVLIEEAKAENSNVVLVDNGDTIQGTPLGNYKSIIDPIEEGEQHPMYAALDTLGFDAGTLGNHEFNYGLAYLEKVIRTANMPLVNANVLDPTTKDFLYTPYTIVKKTFTDTEGKKVTLNVGVTGIVPPQILNWDKAYLEGKVIVRDAVEAVRDIIPTMRENGADIVLVLSHSGIGDDQYEVGEENVGYQIASLSGVDAVITGHSHAEFPGTAEKPSFYAKYSGVDDTNGKINGTPVTMAGKYGDHLGVIDLNLTYTDGKWTTTSSKAAIRKIDTKSSVADSRIIDLAKEAHTETINYVRQQVGETTAPINSFFSLVQDDPSVQIVNNAQIWYAKQQLAGTSEANLPILSAAAPFKAGTRGDATAYTDIPAGPIAIKNVADLYLYDNVVAILKVNGAQLKEWLEMSAGQFNQVDPSSTEPQNLVNTDFRTYNFDVIDGVTYQYDITQPNKYDRNGKVINETASRVRNLQYNGQDVTADQEFIVVTNNYRANGTFPGVREASVNYLLNLENRQAIINYIIAEKVINPTADNNWTFTDSIKGLDLRFLTADRAKSLVADQEGLVYLQASAENEGFGEFKFVYTEPKVVTPPTGQTATDNQTSSGQSGVQITLPSGQVITLPAEKTTAPAPKHQLATTAKTSTSSSTTQAGQKTLPATGEINSMLSLIGISLMGLVGAFRKKNEN is encoded by the coding sequence ATGAATTTTCGTTTCAGTAAGTGTGCCGTAGCGCTCACACTAGCTCTCTTAGCTGCAAGCAATCCAAAATTAGCTCAAGCCGAAGAGATTCTCAACACAACTCCAGCTTCTTCAACAGAAGCAAGTCAGGCTGTACCAGTTGAATCTGACACCACAGAGGAAGCTGATAATACAGAATCTCCTGTTCCAGCCACTACCGAAGCTGAAAATCCAAGCTCTTCCGAGACAGCTGAAACTAGTGATCCTACAAGCGAGACAACTGACACAACTGCTTCAGAAGCACGTACGGTCACTCCTGCTGCAACTGAAACTAGTCAGCCTGTTGAAGGACAAACTATTGATGTTCGCATTCTCGCAACAACTGACCTCCATACGAACTTGGTCAACTATGACTATTACCAAGACAAGCCTGTGGAAACACTCGGTCTGGCTAAAACGGCTGTCCTAATTGAAGAAGCAAAGGCTGAAAACTCAAACGTCGTTCTTGTAGATAATGGCGATACCATCCAAGGAACACCACTTGGAAATTACAAATCCATCATCGATCCAATTGAAGAAGGCGAACAGCATCCGATGTACGCTGCCTTGGATACGCTGGGCTTTGACGCAGGCACACTTGGAAACCATGAATTTAACTACGGCCTTGCCTACCTCGAAAAAGTAATTCGTACAGCCAACATGCCTCTAGTCAATGCCAATGTCCTCGATCCGACTACGAAAGACTTTCTCTACACCCCTTATACCATTGTGAAAAAGACATTCACAGACACCGAGGGTAAAAAGGTTACACTAAATGTCGGTGTTACAGGGATTGTTCCCCCTCAAATTCTCAACTGGGACAAAGCTTATCTAGAAGGAAAAGTGATTGTTCGTGATGCAGTTGAAGCCGTTCGCGATATTATCCCAACCATGCGAGAAAATGGCGCAGACATCGTTCTGGTCCTTTCCCACTCAGGTATCGGCGATGACCAATATGAAGTCGGTGAGGAAAATGTCGGTTACCAAATCGCCAGCCTGTCAGGAGTTGATGCGGTTATCACAGGTCACTCCCACGCAGAATTCCCAGGAACAGCCGAAAAACCAAGCTTCTATGCTAAATACTCTGGCGTGGATGATACAAATGGTAAAATCAACGGCACTCCTGTCACCATGGCGGGTAAATACGGTGATCACCTCGGCGTCATCGACCTCAACCTGACCTACACCGACGGTAAATGGACCACAACTTCTAGTAAGGCAGCTATCCGCAAGATTGACACCAAGTCATCTGTGGCGGACAGTCGTATCATTGACCTCGCTAAAGAAGCTCACACTGAAACTATCAACTATGTTCGCCAGCAAGTCGGTGAAACAACTGCACCAATCAACAGCTTCTTCTCCTTGGTGCAAGACGACCCATCTGTTCAAATCGTCAACAATGCCCAAATCTGGTATGCAAAACAACAGTTGGCGGGTACTTCAGAAGCTAATCTGCCAATCCTATCTGCGGCTGCACCATTTAAGGCTGGTACTCGAGGCGATGCAACTGCCTATACAGATATCCCTGCTGGTCCAATCGCTATCAAGAACGTAGCAGACCTTTACCTCTATGACAATGTGGTAGCTATCTTGAAAGTCAACGGTGCCCAACTCAAAGAATGGTTGGAAATGTCCGCAGGGCAATTCAACCAAGTTGACCCAAGCTCAACAGAGCCACAAAACCTAGTCAACACAGATTTCCGCACTTACAATTTTGACGTTATTGACGGAGTAACTTATCAGTACGATATTACGCAACCAAATAAATACGATCGTAACGGTAAGGTAATCAACGAAACTGCCAGCAGAGTTCGGAATCTGCAATACAATGGGCAAGATGTGACAGCTGATCAAGAATTCATCGTGGTTACCAACAACTACCGTGCAAACGGTACTTTCCCTGGGGTCCGCGAAGCTTCTGTCAATTACTTGCTCAACCTGGAAAACCGCCAAGCCATCATCAATTATATTATCGCTGAGAAAGTTATCAACCCTACAGCAGACAATAACTGGACCTTTACAGATAGCATCAAGGGACTCGACCTCCGCTTCTTGACAGCAGATCGTGCGAAATCTCTAGTTGCTGACCAAGAAGGTCTGGTTTACCTCCAAGCCTCAGCTGAAAACGAAGGATTTGGTGAGTTCAAGTTTGTCTACACTGAGCCAAAAGTCGTAACACCTCCAACTGGACAAACAGCTACTGATAATCAAACTTCATCTGGTCAATCTGGTGTTCAAATTACACTTCCGTCTGGTCAGGTCATTACCCTTCCAGCCGAAAAAACAACAGCACCTGCACCAAAACACCAACTTGCTACTACAGCTAAGACAAGCACTTCCTCCTCAACAACTCAAGCAGGACAAAAAACACTCCCTGCAACAGGTGAGATAAATTCTATGCTTAGCCTGATTGGCATCAGTTTGATGGGCCTTGTCGGTGCTTTCCGCAAGAAAAATGAAAACTAA
- a CDS encoding DUF554 domain-containing protein, with amino-acid sequence MFALGTIINTIAIALAGVLGSWFGHLLKERHQSGLTVASGLAVLFLGISGSLEGLLTVVDGQLKSQNTMLFVLSLAFGTFLGEVLHIEGWFERLGIWLREKSGNGQDSQFLDAFLTASLTVCIGAMAILGAIQDGLTGDYRLLAVKSILDFIIILIMTSSLGKGAGFSAVPVFLFQGTITLLAHLIEPLMTDQALANLSFIGSALIFCVGVNIIWDKKIRVANMLPAIVIAVIWSFF; translated from the coding sequence ATGTTTGCTTTAGGAACAATTATCAATACCATCGCCATCGCCCTAGCAGGTGTGCTAGGATCTTGGTTTGGACATTTGCTGAAAGAACGCCATCAATCAGGTTTAACGGTGGCGAGCGGGCTAGCTGTTTTATTTTTAGGAATTTCAGGTAGTTTAGAAGGACTGTTGACAGTCGTTGACGGTCAACTCAAAAGTCAGAACACCATGCTCTTTGTGCTGAGTCTAGCCTTTGGGACCTTTCTGGGCGAAGTCCTGCATATTGAAGGCTGGTTTGAACGACTGGGGATTTGGCTCCGAGAAAAGTCGGGCAATGGTCAAGACTCTCAGTTTTTGGATGCTTTTCTAACTGCCTCCCTGACCGTCTGTATCGGTGCCATGGCCATACTAGGAGCCATCCAAGATGGATTGACGGGTGATTATCGCTTGTTGGCCGTTAAGAGTATTTTGGATTTTATTATCATTTTGATTATGACCTCGAGTTTGGGCAAGGGAGCAGGCTTTTCAGCAGTACCGGTCTTTCTCTTTCAAGGAACAATTACGCTCTTGGCTCATTTGATAGAGCCTCTGATGACGGATCAGGCTCTTGCAAATCTTTCCTTTATCGGCTCCGCCCTCATCTTCTGTGTCGGTGTCAATATCATCTGGGACAAAAAGATTCGCGTGGCCAATATGTTGCCGGCCATCGTGATTGCAGTTATTTGGTCATTTTTTTAA